In uncultured Bacteroides sp., one genomic interval encodes:
- a CDS encoding Gfo/Idh/MocA family oxidoreductase — protein MKKVRFAVIGMGHIGKRHAEMIRRNEQAELVAVCDIISPKELGISALSEIFYNSLSELLANEKDIDVVNICVPNGLHAELALKALDSGKHVVIEKPMALSRLDAEKILARSKERGCDVFCVMQNRYSPPSVWLKEIVESGILGNLYSVQLNCLWNRDERYYKSENWHGTTEMDGGTLFTQFSHFVDIMYWLFGDVTNIKGSFYDFNHQSLTDFEDSGNVLFDFVKGGSGSLNYSTSVWDRNLESSMTIIAENGSIKVAGQYMNEVKYCHIKDYTMPTLAPSNPPNDYGPYKGSAQNHHYVIQNVIDKLNGNASITTNAMDGLKVVDIIERIYKERDAR, from the coding sequence ATGAAGAAGGTCCGCTTTGCAGTTATCGGGATGGGGCACATCGGCAAACGACATGCCGAAATGATCCGCCGGAATGAACAAGCGGAATTAGTAGCAGTATGCGATATTATTTCTCCGAAAGAGCTGGGTATTTCAGCTCTTTCGGAGATTTTTTATAATTCTCTGAGCGAACTACTTGCAAATGAGAAGGATATTGATGTAGTAAACATCTGCGTCCCCAACGGACTTCATGCTGAGCTAGCCTTAAAAGCGCTTGATTCTGGCAAACATGTTGTTATTGAAAAGCCGATGGCGCTCTCAAGGCTGGATGCAGAAAAGATATTAGCAAGGAGCAAAGAGAGAGGGTGTGATGTGTTTTGTGTAATGCAAAACCGATACTCGCCACCTTCTGTATGGCTGAAAGAAATTGTTGAGAGTGGGATATTGGGAAATCTCTATTCCGTTCAGCTAAACTGCCTCTGGAACCGTGACGAGCGATATTATAAGTCGGAAAACTGGCACGGAACCACTGAAATGGATGGTGGAACTTTATTTACCCAATTCTCTCATTTTGTGGATATTATGTATTGGTTATTCGGTGACGTAACCAACATAAAAGGCTCATTCTATGACTTTAACCACCAATCGCTGACAGACTTTGAAGACAGCGGAAACGTTCTTTTTGATTTCGTAAAAGGAGGGTCGGGGAGCCTGAATTACTCTACCTCAGTATGGGACAGGAATCTGGAAAGCAGCATGACTATCATTGCTGAGAATGGTTCCATAAAAGTAGCCGGACAGTATATGAATGAGGTTAAATACTGCCACATCAAAGATTATACGATGCCCACTCTGGCTCCATCTAATCCACCGAATGATTATGGCCCGTATAAAGGCTCGGCACAAAACCACCATTACGTAATACAAAACGTGATAGACAAACTCAATGGTAATGCATCAATTACCACAAATGCCATGGATGGTTTAAAAGTAGTCGATATTATCGAAAGAATATATAAAGAAAGGGATGCCCGATAG
- the uxaC gene encoding glucuronate isomerase — MKNFMDENFLLQTKTAQELYHEHAAKMPIIDYHCHLVPKMVADDHKFRSLTEIWLGGDHYKWRAMRTNGVDERFCTGADTSDWEKFEKWAETVPYTMRNPLYHWTHLELKTAFGINKILNKDTAREIFDECNEKLAMPEYSARGMMTRYNVEAVCTTDDPIDSLEYHIATRNSGFATKMLPTWRPDKAMAVEVPADFRAYIEKLAEVSGVTINTFDDVVAALKVRHDFFASLGCKLSDHGIEEFYAEDYTDAEIKAIFNKVYGGAELTKEEILKFKSAMLVVFAEMDHEKGWTQQFHYGAIRNNNTRMFEKLGPDTGFDSIGEFNTAKAMSKFLNRLDYNDKLTKTILYNLNPCANEVIATMLGNFQDGKIAGKIQFGSGWWFLDQKDGMEKQMNALSVLGLLSRFVGMLTDSRSFMSYPRHEYFRRTLCNLVGRDVENGELPASEMKFIGQMIEDISYNNAKNFFQF, encoded by the coding sequence ATGAAGAATTTTATGGATGAAAATTTCTTGTTGCAAACTAAAACTGCACAAGAATTGTATCACGAACATGCGGCTAAAATGCCTATTATTGACTACCACTGTCATTTAGTTCCTAAAATGGTTGCTGACGACCACAAGTTTCGTTCATTAACTGAAATATGGTTAGGTGGAGACCACTACAAATGGCGTGCAATGCGTACAAATGGTGTAGACGAACGTTTTTGTACCGGTGCTGACACTTCTGACTGGGAGAAGTTTGAAAAATGGGCTGAAACAGTTCCTTATACAATGAGAAATCCTCTTTACCACTGGACTCATCTGGAACTTAAGACTGCGTTTGGCATCAATAAGATTCTTAATAAAGATACTGCACGCGAAATATTCGACGAATGTAATGAGAAATTAGCTATGCCTGAATATTCAGCACGTGGAATGATGACTCGTTATAATGTAGAAGCTGTTTGTACTACTGATGATCCAATTGATTCTTTGGAGTATCACATTGCTACAAGAAATAGTGGTTTTGCAACTAAGATGTTGCCTACATGGCGTCCTGATAAAGCTATGGCTGTAGAAGTTCCTGCTGATTTCCGCGCTTACATTGAAAAATTAGCTGAAGTAAGTGGTGTTACTATCAATACTTTCGATGATGTTGTTGCTGCATTGAAAGTTCGTCATGACTTCTTCGCAAGCCTTGGCTGTAAACTGTCTGACCACGGTATTGAAGAGTTCTATGCAGAAGATTATACTGATGCAGAGATCAAAGCTATCTTCAATAAAGTATACGGTGGCGCTGAACTTACAAAAGAAGAAATCCTGAAATTCAAATCTGCAATGCTAGTTGTATTTGCTGAAATGGATCACGAAAAAGGATGGACTCAACAATTCCACTACGGAGCTATCCGTAACAATAACACTCGTATGTTCGAGAAACTAGGTCCTGATACAGGTTTCGATTCTATCGGCGAATTCAACACTGCTAAAGCAATGTCTAAGTTCCTGAATCGTCTTGATTATAATGACAAGCTTACTAAAACAATCCTTTACAACTTGAATCCATGTGCAAACGAAGTAATTGCAACTATGCTTGGTAACTTCCAGGATGGTAAGATTGCTGGTAAGATTCAGTTTGGTTCTGGATGGTGGTTCCTTGATCAGAAAGATGGTATGGAAAAACAAATGAATGCTCTTTCTGTTCTTGGTTTATTGAGCCGTTTTGTTGGTATGTTGACAGACTCTCGTAGCTTTATGTCATACCCTCGTCACGAATACTTCCGTCGTACATTGTGTAACCTTGTAGGTCGTGATGTAGAAAATGGCGAACTTCCTGCTTCTGAAATGAAATTCATCGGTCAGATGATTGAAGATATCAGCTATAATAACGCTAAGAACTTCTTCCAATTTTAA